The Flavobacterium commune genome contains a region encoding:
- a CDS encoding IS256 family transposase gives MIDKDDLLNNKDFYKSFKNAEDLTSFFQTMHKRAVEHMLEAELDAHLDNEKHDKTTKGNYRNGHGTKKIKTSFGQQEIKVPRDRDSSFNPLLVPKRENIAQGIENVIISLYAKGMSVSDIEEQIKEVYDFEVSSSTISRITNTITNEVVTWQNRPLEELYLIVWMDGIVFKVREGSKVINKTIYLAVGLNRDGKKDVLGMWLGKNESSSFWMSVLTDLKARGVEDILITATDNLNGFTQTIRSVFPESQTQICVVHQIRNACKYVVWKDRKQFTADMKHIYNAPTKQAAELALNDFADKWESKYSYAIKSWRDNWDELTVFFDFPIEIRKIIYTTNLIENLNGKIRKYTKNKMSFPTDDAVLKSVFLALREATKKWSMPIQNWGIVLNQFTLIFEKRLRL, from the coding sequence ATGATTGACAAAGACGACTTATTAAACAACAAGGATTTCTATAAATCCTTCAAGAATGCAGAAGATTTAACCTCATTCTTTCAAACGATGCACAAACGAGCTGTTGAACATATGCTCGAAGCCGAACTTGATGCTCATTTAGACAATGAAAAACACGATAAAACCACTAAGGGTAATTATCGCAACGGACACGGAACTAAAAAAATAAAGACCTCTTTTGGTCAACAAGAAATCAAAGTTCCTCGTGACAGAGATTCTTCCTTTAATCCCCTGCTTGTTCCTAAAAGAGAAAATATAGCCCAAGGTATTGAAAATGTCATCATCTCACTTTATGCTAAAGGCATGAGTGTTAGTGATATTGAAGAACAGATCAAGGAGGTATATGATTTTGAAGTGTCTTCTTCGACTATATCACGTATTACCAACACAATTACAAATGAAGTAGTTACTTGGCAAAACAGGCCACTAGAAGAGCTTTATTTAATTGTTTGGATGGATGGTATTGTTTTTAAGGTTAGAGAAGGTTCGAAAGTTATCAATAAAACTATTTATTTAGCTGTAGGGCTTAACAGAGATGGTAAAAAAGATGTTTTAGGAATGTGGCTTGGTAAGAATGAAAGCAGTAGCTTTTGGATGAGTGTTTTGACTGATTTAAAAGCCCGTGGCGTTGAAGATATACTTATTACAGCTACCGATAATTTAAATGGATTTACTCAAACAATCCGAAGTGTTTTCCCTGAATCTCAAACACAAATCTGCGTGGTTCATCAAATTAGAAATGCTTGTAAATATGTCGTTTGGAAGGATCGAAAACAATTTACTGCCGATATGAAACATATTTATAACGCTCCAACAAAACAAGCAGCAGAGTTGGCTTTAAACGATTTTGCAGACAAATGGGAATCCAAATATTCTTATGCAATTAAATCCTGGCGAGATAACTGGGATGAATTGACCGTATTTTTTGATTTTCCAATTGAAATTAGAAAAATCATTTATACAACAAATTTAATCGAGAACTTAAACGGAAAAATTAGAAAATACACTAAAAATAAAATGTCGTTCCCAACAGATGATGCTGTATTAAAATCGGTATTTTTGGCTTTAAGAGAAGCGACCAAAAAATGGTCAATGCCTATTCAAAATTGGGGA